The window ATCTCCCAGTGCGAGGTATGATGCTGAAGGCACTGCTGGTATCATAAATATTATTCTAAGGAAAAATAGAATTCAAGGTTTTAACGGGTCTATAAATTTAAATGGTGGGTACCCAGAACGTTATGGCGCATCAGTCAACTTAAATTATCGTACCAATAAATGGAATCTATTTACAAATACAGGCTACAGGTACCGGACTTCTCCTGGGAATGCCTCCTCAGAAACTCAATTTCTGTTTCCTGACGGTGTTCAAACTACAGATAATGTTTTCATTAATGAGCAGCGTGACTTTGATAGATTGGGTAGAAACTATTTTACCAGTTTTGGAGCTGAATATTTCATTAATGACAACAGCAGTATAGTTGGTAATATTGTTTATCGCTTAGATAACGATGATGATGTAACCACGAATGACATCCAGCGTTTTGATGAAAACATGAATCTTAATGAACGTACGATAAGAGAAGAGCAAGAGGCTGAGGATGAAACAGATCTTCAATTTTCATTAGATTATCAAAACGATTTAGATGAAAATGGACAAAAATTAATAGCCACAGCACAGTTTTCAACCTCAGTAGAAGATCAACAAGCAAATATTTTAGAAACAGAGACCACTACCAACACCATTAATGATGTTGAGCGGACTCTTGAACAAGAAGATGAAACTGAAGGTCTCATTCAAATAGACTGGGAAAAACCCGTTGGTGAAAATATTCAATATGAAGCGGGTTATCGAGGTAATTATCGCGATATCACAAATAGCTTTTTCTTAGAAGAACGACAGGTATTTCCTAACGGCCCACTCGTACCGGATGCTGGTTTGAATAATACTTTTCAATATGAGGAATTTGTAAATGCTGTTTATGGTCAATATGGGCAAAAATTTGGGGAATTCTCATTTTTAGCTGGATTGAGGTTTGAACAAACTAATATCGCCATCGATCAGGAAACTACAGATGTTACTGACAAAAAGGATTACAGTAGTTTCTTTCCTACAGTCAATTTAGGTTACGAATTACAAGAGGGAGAAAACTTCACCCTAGGTTTTAATAGAAGGGTGCGCCGTCCAAGAGGTAGAAGTTTAAATCCTTTTCCAAGTAGATCGAGTGAAGCAAGTATTTTCCAAGGAAATATTGATTTGAACCCAACCTTTTCCAATCAACTCGATCTCGGCTACTTAAGAAGGTGGGAAAAGTTAACCCTGAGCACTTCTATATACTTCAACCGCAGTACGGATAATGTAGAAACCATTCAAGAACAGACAGGACAAGTAACAGATAATGGCGATCAGGTAATACGCAGAACCCCAGTGAACCTTTCAACTGAAGAACGTTTAGGTTACGAACTTACTCTCACCTACAACCCTTTTAAGTGGTGGACTATCAATTCTGATTTAAATGTTTTTAGAGTAGAAACAGATGGTGAATTCCAGAGTCAAAATTTTGACTTTGTCAATACCACCTATTTCGTAAGACTAAATCAAAAATTTGAATTACCTGAGGAAATTGACTTCCAGGCGCGTATTAATTACCGCGGCGCCTCTGAAAATGCACAAGGGTCTCAAAATGGGATTGCTACAATAAACCTCGCAGCGAGTAAAGATATTTTGCAGGGTCAGGGATCACTCACCTTTAACGTTAGTGATTTATTAAATGCAAGACGCAGGGAATCTACCACTGTTACACCTAATTTTATTTCGGATAGTGCTTTCCAGTATAGGGAACGTCAATTTACCATGGCATTCGTCTATACATTCAATCAAAGAAAAAAAGAAAATCAAGAACGTGGCGGTGATGAAGAGGAGTATGAGTTTGAAGGTTAGAACAATTAACAATTCATAGTGATTTTAAACAGTTTTATAATGACACATTTGTCTAAACTTAATTAATCATGAAAAAAATTCTTTTTACGCTGGCTCTAGCTCTAGGAGCTACAGTAGCAACTCAAGCTCAAGAAATTTCCAATAATGCAATCGGCCTACGTTTAGGTGATGGCGATGGATTTGGTACTGAAATATCCTACCAACGCGCTCTAGGTGGTAACAACAGACTAGAATTGGATTTAGGTATTGAATATGGTAATCGATACGACGCTTTTAGAATCACTGGTGTATACCAATGGTTATGGAATATTGAAGGCGGATTCAACTGGTATGCTGGTGTAGGTGGTGGTTTAGGAAGCATTGATTTTGACGATGATTTCCCAGGACGTGACCGTAATGACGATGATAGCGAGATATTCATATTTGCCGCTGGTCAAGTAGGTATCGAGTATAATTTTGACTTCCCTATAATTCTTTCTTTGGATGTAAGACCAGAAATCTATTTTGCAGATTACCGCGATGATTTAGAATTAGACGTTGCCTTAGGTATCCGTTATCAATTCTAGAACGAGAAACTAATAAACAGAAAAGCGACTTCAATGAAGTCGCTTTTTTTATGCACTATTTTTTTGTCACTATAAGTTCAAGACTTTCATGTAAAGTTTCTCATACTGTGGTATGATTAGATTAATGTCAAATTGTCCCGCTTTCGCGAAAGCGGCATTCTTAAAATTATTAAGTACATCGTCGTCTTTGAGGATCTTGATAGCATTTTGCGCCATTTCCTCCACGTTGCCTACATCGCTGGTAAATCCAGTAACTCCGTTCTCGTTAACCTCTGGCAATCCTCCTGTGTTAGAAGAAATAACTGGAGTACGATTTGCCATCGCCTCTAAAGCAGCAAGTCCAAAGCTTTCTTTCTCTGACGGAAGTATAAACAAGTCTGAAAAGCAAAGGATCCTATCAATCTCGTTACTGTTTCCTAACCATTTGATCTTGAGTTGCAATTTACGACTGCGAGCATATTCCTCTGCCTCTGCACGTTCTGGGCCGTCACCTACCATAATCAATATGCTAGGTATTTCCTTCTCTACCTTTTCAAATATTTTGATGATGTCCTTAATTCTTTTTACGGGACGCATGTTACTAATGTGAGTGATAATACGCTCTTGAGGGAACGCCATAATAGATCGATCGCAGTCATTAAATTCTGTCTTGTACAGAGACATGTCTATAAAATTAGGCACCACATCAATATGCTGTCTGATATCAAATAGTTCTAGTGTATCTGTTTTTAGACTCTCAGACACTGATGTCACTACATCGCTATGATTTATACTGAAAGTAACCGACGGCTTGTACCCAGGATGATTTCCTACCAGTGTGATATCTGTACCGTGCAAGGTGGTCACCATGGGCAATTGTATACCCACATCCTTCAACATTTGCTGCGCCATGTATCCTGCATAAGCATGCGGGATGGCATAATGCACATGGAGCACATCGATCCCAAACTCTTGAACAACGTTCACTAGTTTACTGCTTAAGGCTAAGTCGTATGGCTGATAGTGGAACAACGGGTACTCTTCTACATCCACTTCATGAAAATAAATTTTTTGAGAGAGCAGCTCTAACCTTACAGGCATCCTATAAGTCACAAAATGAATCTCATGTCCACGATGCGCTAAGGCTGTTCCTAACATGGTGGCGACTACACCACTACCTCCAAAAGTTGGGTAACAAACAATGGCAATTTTCATGAGACTTTAATTTTATTGAATGATTGAGTCATATATGATTTGCTGAATATTCGTTCTAATATTTTTTGAGATCAAGAAGCGATTGTCCGCATCTGGATACACGCGGTTGGATAAAAATACATATACCAACTCCTCTTTTGGGTCTGCCC of the Nonlabens marinus S1-08 genome contains:
- a CDS encoding outer membrane beta-barrel family protein translates to MKYTLTSLCLFLSFYLYAQGNMQVSGKLIDKATQTPLEFATVSLISNDPDVSPQGGVTDLDGNYLFTVTPGTYTVKWEFISFKPLTRTNVSITENIDFGILALEQDVDQLDAAIVVAEKTTVDLRLDKKIYNIGKDLTVRGGTVSDVLDNVPSVSVDVEGNVALRGNNSVRILIDGRPSALVGINGAEALRQIPSEAIERVEVITSPSARYDAEGTAGIINIILRKNRIQGFNGSINLNGGYPERYGASVNLNYRTNKWNLFTNTGYRYRTSPGNASSETQFLFPDGVQTTDNVFINEQRDFDRLGRNYFTSFGAEYFINDNSSIVGNIVYRLDNDDDVTTNDIQRFDENMNLNERTIREEQEAEDETDLQFSLDYQNDLDENGQKLIATAQFSTSVEDQQANILETETTTNTINDVERTLEQEDETEGLIQIDWEKPVGENIQYEAGYRGNYRDITNSFFLEERQVFPNGPLVPDAGLNNTFQYEEFVNAVYGQYGQKFGEFSFLAGLRFEQTNIAIDQETTDVTDKKDYSSFFPTVNLGYELQEGENFTLGFNRRVRRPRGRSLNPFPSRSSEASIFQGNIDLNPTFSNQLDLGYLRRWEKLTLSTSIYFNRSTDNVETIQEQTGQVTDNGDQVIRRTPVNLSTEERLGYELTLTYNPFKWWTINSDLNVFRVETDGEFQSQNFDFVNTTYFVRLNQKFELPEEIDFQARINYRGASENAQGSQNGIATINLAASKDILQGQGSLTFNVSDLLNARRRESTTVTPNFISDSAFQYRERQFTMAFVYTFNQRKKENQERGGDEEEYEFEG
- the bshA gene encoding N-acetyl-alpha-D-glucosaminyl L-malate synthase BshA — encoded protein: MKIAIVCYPTFGGSGVVATMLGTALAHRGHEIHFVTYRMPVRLELLSQKIYFHEVDVEEYPLFHYQPYDLALSSKLVNVVQEFGIDVLHVHYAIPHAYAGYMAQQMLKDVGIQLPMVTTLHGTDITLVGNHPGYKPSVTFSINHSDVVTSVSESLKTDTLELFDIRQHIDVVPNFIDMSLYKTEFNDCDRSIMAFPQERIITHISNMRPVKRIKDIIKIFEKVEKEIPSILIMVGDGPERAEAEEYARSRKLQLKIKWLGNSNEIDRILCFSDLFILPSEKESFGLAALEAMANRTPVISSNTGGLPEVNENGVTGFTSDVGNVEEMAQNAIKILKDDDVLNNFKNAAFAKAGQFDINLIIPQYEKLYMKVLNL